Within Diabrotica virgifera virgifera chromosome 7, PGI_DIABVI_V3a, the genomic segment ttctcatatttttaaataatatattcaaaagtgatttaatatacagggtgttccatttaaaaaaatacaactttggttcataccgtcgttctgactcaccctgtataattgaaaataattttaaattataaacctctttgatacacattagttttgttataaacatttttttgtatatctcatagtttagccgtaatcaaagaagaccagaggtttggcgcaccctgttatgtgggtttgttatattctatcgacttctctttcacttgtttcatgacaaatattgcaTCTGTTGTCGACCTGTCTTTTCCGAACCCTTAtttttcttttctgttctttatctgtgattccaatttatccttgagtatgcctgtgaataacttcattgtcgtatttaagagagttattcctctgtagttgtccggacatgatctttgtcctttcttaaaaGTCGGTATTGTAATACTGGTGTGCCAATCTTGTGGTATCTCTGCTTTGTCTaagattttgttaaacaatgttgtgAGACAATTAGTGAGTTTCTGACTGCCGTATTTCACCAGTTCAGTTGATATTTCCATCAGTTGGTGATCGTTCTGAAAGATGTGGCTGAGAAAAATCTAAAAGCCTGGTTTTAGTTGCTTAGGTATTTACCCTAGTATTTACTCAGATTATAAAATATCTGATTTCTTGCAGAAAGCAAGAAGAAATTCAAGCACCTGGAGAGATGTTGAACGAATCGGTTGTTGAGCAGAGTTGCAGCGATGACAATAATTATTCATCCATAAGTAATCATGATGAGGCATCAACAAGTGAATTCTGTAATACAAGTCAAATCAAAATTGAACCCCTCCCTGAATTCATTAATCCAAGTCAAGTCAAAATTGAACCCGAAGCACTTTTGGAAGTAATTTTGAACGAAAACGCAGATTCTGATCCATTAATAAATAACGATGAGCCGAGTGAAGATGATGACAACCTATCAACAaatgatagaaaaaggtttgattataataataaatatcaaCTTTTTGAAATAATTTTCTCCTATATATTGTTACACATTttcttgaaaaacaaaaatatagttATAATTTTCGTTACATAACATTGTAAAAAATATGATGTCTTTATCATATatggtgtcccaaaagtagcggaacggtcgaatatttcgcgaaatatacATCGGATGGAAAatctgaaaaatacatgttcaataattttcaaaaatctatccgaTGACACCAAACGCGATCCCCCACTCCacccttggaggtggggtgggggtaactttaaaatcttaaatggaaacctccactttttattgtatatttggattccttacgtaaaagtataacttttattccaaacattttttcgaattatggatagatggcgttataatctgAAAGAatgatttatcctgataccataggtaaattatagaaacagtCTAATAGCTCGAGAAATACGCTTccaaatgaaaaaacaaaaaataaatttttaatatttttcaaaaacctatcgaataacactaaatatgaccctccactccacctcctggaggtggggtgggggtaactttaaaatcataaacaggaacccccatttttattgcagatttataTTTGTCATAAAAAACTaaacaacatttattcgaaacattttttagaattgttgatagacgacgctataattggaaaaatacgatttcttagcgccatctatcaacaataattctaaaaaatgtttcgaataaacgTTTCTTAATTATTCATGATGAATacaaatcttcaataaaaaatgggggttcctatttaaggtTTTAGAGTTACCCCCCCACCCTTCCACGAGAGTGTGGAGTGGGGggtcaaaaataataaaaatgtgttttttggtttttcatttggaagtgtatttcacGAGCTATTAggccgtttctataatttatctatggtatcaggataaatcgttttttcgattataacgccatctatccacaattcgaaaaaatgttttcgagtaaggaatgcaaatctgcaataaaaattgcagtttccatttaaaattttaaagttagtttttcagtttttcgatccgatgtttatttcgagaaatattcaaccgttccgctacttttgggacaccctgtatatatggtgtatatagtaatattttaatttttaaacccTCCtacatttcatttaatttaatattttatgtaATAACTGCATAAAATACTATTCAAAATCTTACGTATCAAAATCAAAATTAGATTTTTATCAGAATTTTGTAAAcctatttattaattttcaatatttttagaccTTTGGACCCGAACGATGATTTtacaaatagaaaaaaaatgaaaatcagTTTAGAAGGAACAAGTATATGgctaaaagaagaagatttaattGATAAACAAAAATGGCCTGTATTAGTAAATTTTGTTCGTGCGAAGAATGAAGCTATTAAAAGCTTGAAGCGAAGTAACAATTACGTTAAAGGTAAAGTGCATGATTGtagatattgttaaagaatttcttcttctttttgtgtagacatgattctctctgttttttcaatgtgcctccagtaagttgtcattccatctagTCACAGTACATCAttctttttcaaaaatgattacAAAAGTGTTAAcaatggttttaattgcttcgtttgagcgagtctaccactttctgaaaaatttcagagtgcaggttgAACGCGTTTACGCACGCCCCATGCCAAGGCCCGGCGTaaattgaacctaagccagacacaacctgcgccggcgggacgggtgacccaTGCATTTATTTTTCCAGCatgccgcatattgaacacaatccaacccaaccgttggctaTCGACGAGGCAAATAGAGACGGCCAAAATCAGTGCGGaaatgtaacggttacttttgataccagTTCTCGGTGgaactgagtacaaatactgattacaaaatactgatgtatctgatctttgtactgaattgagtaggcaacttaaaatcggtatttccttacttgtaactagtaacgttttaaaaatatcttacacgtccctagtagtcgtagcggtatgactttcgaaaacatcgaactTGATCATAAGCgagtgcataaaaagatatcttacactgagtattttatttctgcacataatacctacatatttaaaataatctctcccctactgctcgatcataactcatattcctcaatttactgctcggatcacaaccatttacaattactgcaggatcgCAATCATTTAAAATGACTGCAGGTCATAATTCataatccctccgctactgatcggtcataaCACTATCTGCctatttcgtttttaatttttaagcataaaaaatgtaataaacaaaaatgtaatatatgccgacaagttgaatttgaggataatacgatatttttatcgatcacggttttaagtaacattataacaataatttttcaccttatttttctaataatgtgtttttgtaaaggcataactttgattattaatttcgtatcgccgcttatttagtctaccaaaagttatcagaatttaatgacaaagacaacgcagttttcactcggggtgttgactatactcatatttttatttatcataataaattgtacttaggtaccatccgtattcatttcagataagtccatctcgcaaacaaaagcaagtaaaaataaacatctggcggtgagttacgcgtcccacggcccaagaaaactgtacgccaatgacaaacgttcccaagcgagacctgcgaacgaatgaactgatagtaggatgcgcagaactgtctacgcagttcgccggtgcaggttgtgtctcgcttaggt encodes:
- the LOC114344050 gene encoding uncharacterized protein LOC114344050 isoform X5 — protein: MVNSCCVCGIESSSVYGDRSFHKFPKLEEIRNKWINAIGKTISFNHAFICSEHFHPKDFINFFAKRRMLQRDSVPSLNLSKSVKIKQEEIQAPGEMLNESVVEQSCSDDNNYSSISNHDEASTSEFCNTSQIKIEPLPEFINPSQVKIEPEALLEVILNENADSDPLINNDEPSEDDDNLSTNDRKRPLDPNDDFTNRKKMKISLEGTSIWLKEEDLIDKQKWPVLVNFVRAKNEAIKSLKRSNNYVKES
- the LOC114344050 gene encoding uncharacterized protein LOC114344050 isoform X3; translation: MVNSCCVCGIESSSVYGDRSFHKFPKLEEIRNKWINAIGKTISFNHAFICSEHFHPKDFINFFAKRRMLQRDSVPSLNLSKSVKIKQEEIQAPGEMLNESVVEQSCSDDNNYSSISNHDEASTSEFCNTSQIKIEPLPEFINPSQVKIEPEALLEVILNENADSDPLINNDEPSEDDDNLSTNDRKRPLDPNDDFTNRKKMKISLEGTSIWLKEEDLIDKQKWPVLVNFVRAKNEAIKSLKRSNNYVKDSEDAEPTKFSFQDSEDTDHRICGRCKICSRKSDRKSKSKCYKCKRFVCKEHSNIVCNTCGACVT
- the LOC114344050 gene encoding uncharacterized protein LOC114344050 isoform X2, with translation MVNSCCVCGIESSSVYGDRSFHKFPKLEEIRNKWINAIGKTISFNHAFICSEHFHPKDFINFFAKRRMLQRDSVPSLNLSKSVKIKQEEIQAPGEMLNESVVEQSCSDDNNYSSISNHDEASTSEFCNTSQIKIEPLPEFINPSQVKIEPEALLEVILNENADSDPLINNDEPSEDDDNLSTNDRKRPLDPNDDFTNRKKMKISLEGTSIWLKEEDLIDKQKWPVLVNFVRAKNEAIKSLKRSNNYVKDSEDAEPTKFSFQDSEDTDHRIRGRCKICSRTSDRKSKLKCCKCKRFVCKEHSNIFKTIVCYTCGLCDVN
- the LOC114344050 gene encoding uncharacterized protein LOC114344050 isoform X4, producing the protein MVNSCCVCGIESSSVYGDRSFHKFPKLEEIRNKWINAIGKTISFNHAFICSEHFHPKDFINFFAKRRMLQRDSVPSLNLSKSVKIKQEEIQAPGEMLNESVVEQSCSDDNNYSSISNHDEASTSEFCNTSQIKIEPLPEFINPSQVKIEPEALLEVILNENADSDPLINNDEPSEDDDNLSTNDRKRPLDPNDDFTNRKKMKISLEGTSIWLKEEDLIDKQKWPVLVNFVRAKNEAIKSLKRSNNYVKDSEDAEPTENRRICGRCRICSRKSDRKSKLKCCRCKRFVCKEHSNTFKTIVCYTCGLCDVN
- the LOC114344050 gene encoding uncharacterized protein LOC114344050 isoform X1, producing the protein MVNSCCVCGIESSSVYGDRSFHKFPKLEEIRNKWINAIGKTISFNHAFICSEHFHPKDFINFFAKRRMLQRDSVPSLNLSKSVKIKQEEIQAPGEMLNESVVEQSCSDDNNYSSISNHDEASTSEFCNTSQIKIEPLPEFINPSQVKIEPEALLEVILNENADSDPLINNDEPSEDDDNLSTNDRKRPLDPNDDFTNRKKMKISLEGTSIWLKEEDLIDKQKWPVLVNFVRAKNEAIKSLKRSNNYVKDSEDAEPTKFSFQDSEDAEPTENRRICGRCRICSRKSDRKSKLKCCRCKRFVCKEHSNTFKTIVCYTCGLCDVN